The proteins below are encoded in one region of Zootoca vivipara chromosome 10, rZooViv1.1, whole genome shotgun sequence:
- the DNAL4 gene encoding dynein axonemal light chain 4 yields MADTGEGKKEEADYKRLHSFPLIRHTDMPEEMRVETMELCVTACEKYSTNNESAAKMIKETMDKKFGSSWHVVIGEGFGFEITHEVKNLLYMFFGGSLAVCVWKCS; encoded by the exons ATGGCAGACACTGGGGAGGGGAAAAAGGAGGAGGCGGATTATAAGAGACTTCACAGCTTTCCACTGATCAGG CACACAGACATGCCAGAGGAGATGCGAGTAGAGACCATGGAGTTGTGTGTTACTGCGTGTGAGAAATACTCTACCAACAATGAG AGTGCTGCCAAGATGATCAAAGAGACAATGGACAAGAAGTTTGGCTCCTCCTGGCATGTCGTGATTGGGGAGGGCTTTGGTTTCGAGATCACCCATGAGGTGAAGAATCTGCTGTACATGTTCTTTGGAGGCAGTCTTGCTGTTTGCGTTTGGAAGTGCTCCTGA